A region of Pseudomonas sp. Marseille-Q3773 DNA encodes the following proteins:
- the mltB gene encoding lytic murein transglycosylase B — MQAVRNWAARCAPWIGAVGLFGAVQLAHAGDYRDSPQVAQFVGEMSRDYGFAPEQLMAVFGEVQRKQSILDAISRPAERVKPWKDYRPMFITDARIARGVDFWRQHEAALARAEQEYGVPAQYIVAIIGVETFFGRNTGNYRVIDALSTLGFDYPPRAEFFRKELREFLLLSREEQLDPLTLKGSYAGAMGLPQFMPSSFRNFAVDFDGDGHINIWNNPDDAIGSVASYFKRHGWVAGEGVVSRAWVDGGRADEGLTTGIEPVKTVGELRALGWSVHDSLRDDLPVTAFRLEGDNGPEYWMGLKNFYAITRYNRSVMYAMAVHQLSEQLVQARGVK; from the coding sequence ATGCAAGCAGTGCGTAACTGGGCTGCCCGTTGTGCGCCGTGGATCGGCGCGGTGGGCCTGTTCGGCGCTGTACAGCTGGCCCACGCCGGCGATTATCGGGACTCGCCGCAGGTGGCCCAGTTCGTTGGCGAAATGAGCCGTGACTATGGTTTTGCCCCTGAACAGCTGATGGCCGTATTCGGTGAGGTGCAACGCAAGCAGTCGATCCTCGATGCCATTTCGCGCCCGGCCGAACGGGTAAAGCCGTGGAAGGACTACCGGCCGATGTTCATCACCGACGCGCGCATCGCCCGTGGTGTGGATTTCTGGCGCCAGCATGAGGCGGCACTGGCCCGTGCCGAGCAGGAATACGGCGTGCCGGCGCAGTACATCGTCGCGATCATTGGCGTGGAAACCTTCTTCGGTCGTAACACCGGCAACTACCGGGTGATCGACGCCCTGTCGACCCTGGGCTTCGATTACCCGCCACGGGCCGAGTTCTTCCGCAAGGAGCTGCGCGAGTTCCTGCTGCTGTCACGTGAGGAGCAACTCGACCCGTTGACGCTCAAAGGCTCCTACGCCGGCGCCATGGGCTTGCCACAGTTCATGCCGAGCAGCTTCCGCAACTTTGCGGTGGACTTCGACGGCGACGGCCACATCAATATCTGGAACAACCCGGACGATGCCATCGGCAGCGTTGCCAGCTACTTCAAGCGCCATGGCTGGGTGGCCGGCGAAGGCGTGGTCAGCCGCGCCTGGGTCGACGGTGGGCGGGCCGACGAAGGCCTGACCACCGGCATCGAGCCGGTGAAGACGGTAGGGGAGTTGCGCGCGCTTGGCTGGTCGGTTCATGATTCGTTGCGCGATGATCTGCCGGTTACTGCCTTCCGGCTCGAGGGCGACAATGGCCCCGAATACTGGATGGGCCTGAAGAACTTCTACGCGATCACTCGCTACAACCGCAGCGTGATGTATGCCATGGCGGTGCATCAGCTATCGGAACAGCTGGTTCAAGCACGGGGCGTCAAGTAA
- a CDS encoding septal ring lytic transglycosylase RlpA family protein — MRAIFSTNAFKLLTCITVGVLLASCSSNRPAQQGSGNVVRTQPGLDINRAHKDGAPWWDVDVSKIPDATPTVHTGNYKANPYTVLGKTYYPMQDARNYRAEGTASWYGTKFHGQNTANGELYDLYGMSAAHKTLPLPAYVRVTNLANGRSVILRVNDRGPFYSDRIIDLSYAAAKKLGYAEIGTAHVRVEGIDPQQWWAQRGQTPPMVLKEPQVAQTQAIPASTGRVEQWTPPPQQHAAPVVPVQVGGNNVPGNSGGSFLQVGAFANPDAAELLRSKLSSMVSAPVFISSIVRNQQTLHRVRLGPIRSQGEIQQAQDSIRLANLGQAKLVTAD, encoded by the coding sequence ATGCGCGCAATCTTCTCTACCAACGCTTTCAAGCTGCTGACCTGCATCACCGTTGGCGTGCTGCTGGCCAGTTGTTCATCCAATCGCCCGGCCCAGCAAGGCAGCGGTAATGTAGTGCGCACCCAGCCCGGCCTGGACATCAACCGGGCGCACAAGGACGGCGCGCCGTGGTGGGACGTGGATGTGAGCAAGATCCCCGATGCCACGCCGACCGTGCATACCGGCAACTACAAGGCCAACCCCTACACGGTGCTGGGCAAGACCTACTACCCGATGCAGGACGCGCGCAACTATCGCGCCGAGGGGACTGCGTCGTGGTATGGCACCAAGTTCCACGGCCAGAACACCGCCAACGGCGAGCTCTACGACCTGTACGGCATGAGCGCGGCGCACAAGACCCTGCCGCTGCCGGCCTACGTGCGGGTAACCAACCTGGCCAACGGCCGCAGCGTGATCCTGCGGGTGAACGACCGTGGGCCGTTCTATTCCGATCGCATCATCGACCTGTCCTACGCCGCGGCGAAAAAGCTCGGTTACGCCGAGATCGGCACTGCGCACGTACGTGTCGAGGGCATCGACCCGCAGCAATGGTGGGCGCAGCGTGGCCAGACGCCGCCAATGGTGCTGAAAGAGCCGCAAGTGGCCCAGACCCAGGCGATCCCGGCCAGCACCGGGCGCGTCGAGCAATGGACCCCGCCACCGCAACAGCACGCGGCACCGGTGGTGCCGGTGCAGGTGGGCGGCAACAACGTGCCGGGCAACAGTGGCGGCAGCTTCCTGCAGGTGGGCGCCTTCGCCAACCCGGACGCCGCCGAACTGCTGCGCTCCAAGCTCAGCAGCATGGTGAGTGCGCCGGTATTCATCAGTTCGATCGTGCGCAACCAGCAGACCTTGCACCGCGTGCGCCTGGGACCGATCCGCAGCCAGGGCGAGATCCAGCAGGCGCAGGACAGCATCCGCCTGGCGAACCTGGGGCAGGCCAAGCTGGTCACAGCTGACTGA
- the rodA gene encoding rod shape-determining protein RodA: MRRRASFLQRIHVDGPLLVILLTLAAGSLFVLYSASGKNWDLLLKQATSFGIGLASMFVIAQLEPRFMARWVPLAYLVGVMLLVVVDVMGHNAMGATRWINIPGVIRFQPSEFMKIIMPATIAWYLSKRTLPPHLKHVAISLVLIGVPFILIVRQPDLGTALLILASGAFVLFMGGLRWRWILSVLAAAVPVAVAMWFFVMHDYQKQRVLTFLDPESDPLGTGWNIIQSKAAIGSGGVFGKGWLLGTQSHLDFLPESHTDFIIAVLGEEFGLVGICLLLIVYLLLIGRGLMITAQAQTLFGKLLAGSLTMTFFVYVFVNIGMVSGLLPVVGVPLPFISYGGTSLVTLLSAFGVLMSIHTHRKWIAQV; encoded by the coding sequence ATGCGTCGGCGCGCCAGCTTTCTGCAGCGCATCCATGTCGACGGTCCTCTGCTGGTCATTCTGCTGACCCTCGCGGCGGGCAGCCTGTTCGTGCTGTACTCGGCCAGCGGCAAGAACTGGGACCTGCTGCTCAAGCAGGCCACCTCGTTCGGCATCGGCCTCGCTTCGATGTTCGTCATTGCCCAGCTGGAGCCTCGGTTCATGGCACGCTGGGTGCCGCTGGCCTACCTGGTCGGGGTGATGCTGCTGGTGGTGGTGGACGTGATGGGCCACAACGCCATGGGCGCCACGCGCTGGATCAACATCCCCGGGGTGATCCGCTTCCAGCCCTCCGAGTTCATGAAGATCATCATGCCGGCGACCATCGCCTGGTACCTGTCCAAGCGCACCTTGCCGCCGCATCTCAAACACGTGGCGATCAGCCTGGTGCTGATTGGCGTGCCGTTCATCCTCATCGTGCGCCAACCCGACCTGGGCACCGCGCTGCTGATTCTCGCCTCCGGTGCCTTCGTGCTGTTCATGGGCGGGCTGCGCTGGCGCTGGATCCTCAGCGTGCTGGCAGCAGCGGTTCCGGTGGCGGTGGCGATGTGGTTCTTCGTCATGCACGACTACCAGAAACAGCGGGTCCTGACCTTCCTCGATCCGGAAAGCGACCCGTTGGGCACCGGCTGGAACATCATCCAGTCCAAGGCGGCGATCGGCTCGGGCGGCGTGTTCGGCAAGGGCTGGCTGCTGGGTACCCAGTCGCACCTGGACTTCCTGCCGGAAAGCCACACCGACTTCATCATTGCCGTGCTCGGTGAGGAATTCGGCCTGGTCGGCATCTGCCTGTTGCTGATCGTCTACCTGCTGCTGATCGGCCGTGGCCTGATGATCACTGCCCAGGCCCAGACCCTGTTTGGCAAGCTGCTGGCCGGCAGCCTGACCATGACCTTCTTTGTATATGTGTTCGTCAATATTGGGATGGTCAGCGGCCTTCTGCCTGTGGTGGGCGTGCCGCTGCCCTTCATCAGCTATGGCGGAACTTCGTTGGTGACGCTGCTGTCAGCGTTTGGCGTTCTGATGTCGATCCATACGCACCGCAAATGGATCGCACAGGTTTGA